The segment TAAAGATTATTTCTTTTTAATCTGCTTGACTTCACAAGAATTTTCATTATTTAATCGAAGGGCATTCAAGCTAGAATTTAACTAGAAGCTGTCTCAAAAAGAGATCAAAGGAGATTGACTCATGCCCAACATTGCCACTCTTATTTTAGGCGTACCGCAATATCATGCGGACACCCAAAGCTCTAGCGCAAAACTTGCCGTAACTTTCGAAGAAAATGTCCAGGTAGACGACTTATATTTAGAAGTAAAAATAGCGGATCGCCTTTATAAAATACCTGGTATCGTAAAAGATGCAAAAGAAGCCTATCCTGAGCAACACGCAGATTCAAGCCAACCTAATTCTGCCATACAAACCTCAAGCAAGCATATACATTTTTCAATTGAAGATCTGATCCCTAATCAATCTTTTACTTATAAAGTAAAATCAAAAACCAAACAAGCTATCTACGAATCCCCGTATTGCCTCATAGCAAAACCTAACCCAAGGGGTCGTTCGTTGCCTCATAACTAAAGTAACCGAGAACATTTAATTCAAAGACTTTTATTTTGTTAAAAGCAGATAAAAAACAAACAGTAAGCTCGAGGCCGTTGCTGAATAGATATGCAATATTCATCTTTCTTCTCCTTAGAGTCGTTGCCTCACATTTGAACTAACTTTTATGTGCTTAAATATTTCAACCAATTTTGTTTCTATTATTTTCTTAAGTGTAAACGGATTAAGGGTTGCATGAATAGCCTGTAGTTTTTCTTTTGTGGTATCTGCAACAGAATCTGACTCTAATACCCGCTCATAAGGCGTTTTTGCAGGTTCATATTGTTTCTTGTATTTAGCGCCAATACGCTCTTTGCTTTTTAGCTTCATCGATGGCATGAAGTGATTTTGAAGCAGGCTCCATTCGTTTCGGTATAAATCATTCATCAAAACAACCGTTTTCTTTTTGTCTAGCCTGTCATACCCAAATAGGTTTCGCACATGCGTCCAATTTTTCTGTTCTACATGAGCATTATCATTCTTTTTATAGGGGCGTGAACGTGTAAACTGAACAGGCTTTTCTCTTTTAGTAAAATAATCATGTAATGCATGATTAATAAACTCACCGCCGTTATCACAATCAAACCCTAAAACCTCAAAGGGTAAAACCTTTTCTATATCACTGATACGTTCATAAACAAGGCCACCTTCTTTATTCCACATGGCTCGATTTTCTGTCCAACCTGTAAAAATATCTGTAACGGTTAGACTCCAAGCAAAACGACCAGCAACACTATCGCCACAGTGCGCAACAGTGTCTGCTTCCACATAACCTGGCCGTGTTATATCCCAATGACTAAATTGTATTTGTATATGAGATGCCAGGTTTGGTTGCACAGCGTCCTTTAAGTTTGTTTGTCGCTCGTATAGGCTTTAGTAAGCGATCGATAGTAGCAGGGCTAATTGATAATAGCCGGTGCCTTATTTCAGGTGCTAGAGAGCCATAGGTTGACTCATAGCTTGGCAGCCAGAGTTTAATGATGGGTTTTAGCCTTTTGCCACAGGGTTGGTCGGCGGTAAACCAAATCTGCTTTAATGGCTCTAAGAGGGCGGGTTTATCATACACTGGTT is part of the Candidatus Berkiella cookevillensis genome and harbors:
- a CDS encoding transposase family protein, which codes for MQPNLASHIQIQFSHWDITRPGYVEADTVAHCGDSVAGRFAWSLTVTDIFTGWTENRAMWNKEGGLVYERISDIEKVLPFEVLGFDCDNGGEFINHALHDYFTKREKPVQFTRSRPYKKNDNAHVEQKNWTHVRNLFGYDRLDKKKTVVLMNDLYRNEWSLLQNHFMPSMKLKSKERIGAKYKKQYEPAKTPYERVLESDSVADTTKEKLQAIHATLNPFTLKKIIETKLVEIFKHIKVSSNVRQRL